One stretch of Kogia breviceps isolate mKogBre1 chromosome 18, mKogBre1 haplotype 1, whole genome shotgun sequence DNA includes these proteins:
- the CTU1 gene encoding LOW QUALITY PROTEIN: cytoplasmic tRNA 2-thiolation protein 1 (The sequence of the model RefSeq protein was modified relative to this genomic sequence to represent the inferred CDS: deleted 2 bases in 1 codon): protein MPAPQCASCHKARAALRRPRSGQALCATCFCTAFEAEVLHTVVAGRLLPPGAVVAVGASGGKDSTVLAHVLRELAPRLGISLHLVAVDEGIGGYRDVALAAVRRQAARWGLPLTVVAYAELFGGWTMDAVARSTAGSGRSRSCCTFCGVLRRRALEDGARRVGATHVVTGHNADDMAETVLMNFLRGDAGRLARGGGLGSPGEGGALPRCRPLQLASQKEVVLYAHFRRLDYFSEECVYAPEAFRGHARELLKLLEAARPSAVLDLVHSAERLALAPAARPPPPGACSRCGALASRALCQACALLDGLNRGRPRLAIGKGRRGLDEEGPPGGGGPQPSGPPTSESVPGFWRLQFSAGIRRRGSAGPPVNDTVKVPELP from the exons ATGCCCGCCCCGCAGTGCGCCTCCTGCCACAAGGCGCGAGCCGCCCTCCGCCGTCCGCGCTCGGGCCAGGCGCTGTGCGCCACCTGCTTCTGCACCGCCTTCGAGGCCGAGGTGCTGCACACGGTGGTCGCGGGCCGCCTGCTGCCGCCCGGCGCCGTGGTGGCCGTGGGCGCCTCGGGCGGCAAGGACTCCACTGTGCTGGCACACGTGCTGCGCGAGCTGGCCCCGCGCCTGGGCATCTCGCTGCACCTCGTGGCCGTGGACGAGGGCATCGGCGGCTACCGGGACGTGGCGCTGGCGGCCGTGCGGCGGCAAGCAGCACGCTGGGGGCTCCCGCTCACCGTCGTGGCCTACGCAGAGCTCTTCGGGGGCTGGACGATGGACGCCGTGGCCCGCAGCACGGCCGGCTCCGGCCGCAGCCGCTCCTGTTGCACCTTCTGTGGGGTGCTGCGACGCCGGGCGCTAGAGGACGGGGCGCGCCGCGTGGGAGCCACGCACGTCGTGACGG GACACAACGCGGACGACATGGCGGAGACGGTGCTCATGAACTTCCTGCGGGGCGACGCGGGCCGGCTGGCGCGGGGCGGGGGCCTGGGCTCTCCGGGCGAGGGGGGCGCCCTGCCGCGCTGCCGCCCGCTGCAGCTGGCCTCGCAGAAAGAGGTGGTGCTGTACGCGCACTTCCGCCGCCTGGACTACTTCTCCGAGGAGTGCGTGTACGCGCCCGAGGCCTTCCGCGGCCACGCGCGCGAGCTGCTCAAGCTGCTGGAGGCGGCGCGGCCGTCGGCGGTGCTGGACCTCGTGCACTCGGCCGAGCGCCTGGCGCTGGCGCCGGCCGCgcggcccccgccccccggcgcCTGCTCCCGCTGCGGGGCGCTGGCCAGCCGCGCGCTCTGCCAGGCCTGCGCCCTCCTGGACGGCCTGAACCGCGGCCGGCCCCGCCTGGCCATCGGCAAGGGCCGCCGGGGGCTGGACGAGGAGGGGCCGCCGGGTGGCGGCGGG CCACAGCCGTCCGGACCCCCGACTTCGGAGTCCGTCCCCGGCTTCTGGAGACTCCAGTTCTCCGCTGGGATCCGACGACGTGGGAGTGCGGGGCCGCCTGTAAATGACACTGTGAAGGTACCCGAGTTACCTTAG
- the LOC131744552 gene encoding sialic acid-binding Ig-like lectin 5 isoform X1 yields MLLLPPPLLLLSLLWAVGGAARRGVGGAGAAAEPCSPTGSLAQRRGYFWMEVQESVTVQEGLCVCVPCSFYYPWSYWNKSVPAHGYWFREGARIHQDPPVATNNPGREVLTDTQGRFHLLGDPRTYSCSLDIRDAQRRDSGKYFFRVERGPHVRHSYTQSMFSLRVTALTQTPDIRVQGSLESGRPRNITCAAPWACERGTPHTFSWIGLALTSLHPESPHSSALTLTLGPQDHGTNLTCRVTFPGAGVSAERTVRLDVSYAPQKLTIRVFWKEGTGPETLGKSLSLPVQEGQFLRLDCVADSNPPATMSWTRGSLTLSPSNSSNPGVLELPRVELGDHGKYVCRARHPLGSKEASLSLVVKNPPQLLGPSCSQENEGLHCSCSSRAQPAPSLRWRLGAGLLEGNFSNASFKVTSTSAGPWANSSLSLSEGLSPGLRLSCEAQNSHGKQSATVQLLPGRPASRTGVVWGAAGGSGVTALLALCLCLVFFVVKSYRKKPAGKASDRDGVRPALSSISLGHLNEFSSDSPADYQTPAPATPTSGEEQELHYATLNFHRLRPHNFQDQDTTEYSEIKIQK; encoded by the exons ATGCTGCTATTGCCACCACCGCTGCTGCTGCTGTCCCTGCTGTGGGCAGTGGGGGGGGCTGCCAGGAGaggggtgggcggggcgggggctgcGGCTGAGCCTTGTTCCCCCACAGGGTCCCTGGCTCAGCGCCGGGGCTACTTCTGGATGGAGGTGCAGGAGTCCGTGACGGTGCAGGAGGGCCTGTGTGTCTGCGTGCCCTGCTCCTTTTACTATCCCTGGAGCTACTGGAATAAATCTGTTCCAGCTCACGGCTACTGGTTCCGGGAAGGGGCCAGGATCCACCAGGATCCTCCAGTGGCCACAAACAACCCAGGTCGTGAGGTGCTGACGGACACCCAGGGCCGATTCCACCTCCTCGGAGACCCCCGGACCTACAGCTGCTCCCTGGACATCAGAGACGCACAGAGGAGAGACTCGGGGAAGTACTTCTTTAGGGTGGAGAGAGGACCTCACGTGAGACATAGTTACACACAGAGCATGTTCTCCCTGCGTGTAACAG cTCTGACACAGACACCCGACATCCGCGTCCAGGGGAGCCTGGAATCTGGCCGCCCCAGGAATATCACCTGTGCAGCGCCATGGGCCTGTGAGAGGGGGACGCCCCACACCTTCTCCTGGATCGGGCTTGCCCTCACTTCCCTGCACCCCGAGAGCCCCCATTCCTCAGCACTCACCCTCACCCTGGGACCCCAGGACCACGGCACCAACCTCACCTGTCGAGTGACCTTCCCCGGAGCTGGCGTGAGCGCAGAGAGGACCGTCAGGCTCGACGTGTCCT ATGCACCCCAGAAGCTGACCATCAGAGTATTCTGGAAAGAAGGCACGG GACCTGAGACTCTGGGCAAAAGCCTATCTCTCCCAGTCCAGGAGGGCCAGTTCCTACGCCTGGACTGTGTCGCCGACAGCAACCCTCCTGCCACGATGAGCTGGACCCGGGGGAGCCTGACCCTGAGCCCCTCAAATTCCTCGAACCCCGGGGTCCTGGAGCTGCCCCGGGTGGAACTGGGGGACCATGGGAAATATGTCTGCCGAGCTCGGCATCCGTTGGGCTCCAAGGAAGCATCTCTGAGCCTCGTTGTGAAAA ACCCCCCGCAGCTGCTGGGACCCTCCTGCTCCCAGGAGAATGAGGGTCTGCACTGCAGCTGTTCCTCCCGAGCCCAGCCGGCCCCCTCCCTGCGCTGgcggctgggggcggggctgctgGAGGGGAATTTCAGCAACGCCTCCTTCAAGGTCACCTCCACCTCGGCTGGGCCCTGGGCCAAcagctccctgagcctcagcGAGGGGCTCAGCCCTGGCCTCAGACTCAGCTGCGAGGCCCAGAACAGCCACGGGAAACAGAGCGCCACTGTCCAGCTGCTGCCAG GGAGGCCAGCATCCAGGACTGGTGTGGTTTGGGGGGCCGCCGGGGGATCTGGCGTCACAGCCCTGCTagctctctgcctctgcctcgtCTTCTTTGT AGTGAAGAGCTACAGGAAGAAGCCAGCAGGGAAGGCATCGGACAGAGATGGCGTCCGGCCAGCGTTGAGTTCCATCTCTCTG GGTCACCTCAATGAATTCTCTTCGGACAGCCCCGCAGACTACCAGACCCCAGCTCCGGCCACCCCCACCTCAGGGGAGGAGCAGGAGCTCCATTACGCCACCCTCAATTTCCACAGGCTGAGGCCCCACAACTTTCAAGACCAGGACACCACCGAGTACTCAGAGATCAAGATCCAGAAATGA
- the LOC131744552 gene encoding sialic acid-binding Ig-like lectin 5 isoform X2: MLLLPPPLLLLSLLWAVGGAARRGVGGAGAAAEPCSPTGSLAQRRGYFWMEVQESVTVQEGLCVCVPCSFYYPWSYWNKSVPAHGYWFREGARIHQDPPVATNNPGREVLTDTQGRFHLLGDPRTYSCSLDIRDAQRRDSGKYFFRVERGPHVRHSYTQSMFSLRVTALTQTPDIRVQGSLESGRPRNITCAAPWACERGTPHTFSWIGLALTSLHPESPHSSALTLTLGPQDHGTNLTCRVTFPGAGVSAERTVRLDVSYAPQKLTIRVFWKEGTGPETLGKSLSLPVQEGQFLRLDCVADSNPPATMSWTRGSLTLSPSNSSNPGVLELPRVELGDHGKYVCRARHPLGSKEASLSLVVKNPPQLLGPSCSQENEGLHCSCSSRAQPAPSLRWRLGAGLLEGNFSNASFKVTSTSAGPWANSSLSLSEGLSPGLRLSCEAQNSHGKQSATVQLLPGRPASRTGVVWGAAGGSGVTALLALCLCLVFFVVKSYRKKPAGKASDRDGVRPALSSISLSS, from the exons ATGCTGCTATTGCCACCACCGCTGCTGCTGCTGTCCCTGCTGTGGGCAGTGGGGGGGGCTGCCAGGAGaggggtgggcggggcgggggctgcGGCTGAGCCTTGTTCCCCCACAGGGTCCCTGGCTCAGCGCCGGGGCTACTTCTGGATGGAGGTGCAGGAGTCCGTGACGGTGCAGGAGGGCCTGTGTGTCTGCGTGCCCTGCTCCTTTTACTATCCCTGGAGCTACTGGAATAAATCTGTTCCAGCTCACGGCTACTGGTTCCGGGAAGGGGCCAGGATCCACCAGGATCCTCCAGTGGCCACAAACAACCCAGGTCGTGAGGTGCTGACGGACACCCAGGGCCGATTCCACCTCCTCGGAGACCCCCGGACCTACAGCTGCTCCCTGGACATCAGAGACGCACAGAGGAGAGACTCGGGGAAGTACTTCTTTAGGGTGGAGAGAGGACCTCACGTGAGACATAGTTACACACAGAGCATGTTCTCCCTGCGTGTAACAG cTCTGACACAGACACCCGACATCCGCGTCCAGGGGAGCCTGGAATCTGGCCGCCCCAGGAATATCACCTGTGCAGCGCCATGGGCCTGTGAGAGGGGGACGCCCCACACCTTCTCCTGGATCGGGCTTGCCCTCACTTCCCTGCACCCCGAGAGCCCCCATTCCTCAGCACTCACCCTCACCCTGGGACCCCAGGACCACGGCACCAACCTCACCTGTCGAGTGACCTTCCCCGGAGCTGGCGTGAGCGCAGAGAGGACCGTCAGGCTCGACGTGTCCT ATGCACCCCAGAAGCTGACCATCAGAGTATTCTGGAAAGAAGGCACGG GACCTGAGACTCTGGGCAAAAGCCTATCTCTCCCAGTCCAGGAGGGCCAGTTCCTACGCCTGGACTGTGTCGCCGACAGCAACCCTCCTGCCACGATGAGCTGGACCCGGGGGAGCCTGACCCTGAGCCCCTCAAATTCCTCGAACCCCGGGGTCCTGGAGCTGCCCCGGGTGGAACTGGGGGACCATGGGAAATATGTCTGCCGAGCTCGGCATCCGTTGGGCTCCAAGGAAGCATCTCTGAGCCTCGTTGTGAAAA ACCCCCCGCAGCTGCTGGGACCCTCCTGCTCCCAGGAGAATGAGGGTCTGCACTGCAGCTGTTCCTCCCGAGCCCAGCCGGCCCCCTCCCTGCGCTGgcggctgggggcggggctgctgGAGGGGAATTTCAGCAACGCCTCCTTCAAGGTCACCTCCACCTCGGCTGGGCCCTGGGCCAAcagctccctgagcctcagcGAGGGGCTCAGCCCTGGCCTCAGACTCAGCTGCGAGGCCCAGAACAGCCACGGGAAACAGAGCGCCACTGTCCAGCTGCTGCCAG GGAGGCCAGCATCCAGGACTGGTGTGGTTTGGGGGGCCGCCGGGGGATCTGGCGTCACAGCCCTGCTagctctctgcctctgcctcgtCTTCTTTGT AGTGAAGAGCTACAGGAAGAAGCCAGCAGGGAAGGCATCGGACAGAGATGGCGTCCGGCCAGCGTTGAGTTCCATCTCTCTG agctcctag